The following coding sequences lie in one Rutidosis leptorrhynchoides isolate AG116_Rl617_1_P2 chromosome 4, CSIRO_AGI_Rlap_v1, whole genome shotgun sequence genomic window:
- the LOC139840758 gene encoding DNA repair protein RAD5B-like, producing MEAPIYTQDNPIDLTLSPPPKPPKMSVNSPEIPVIRTVTSTGGTRVSTTHAIKQEVKEETGTDCSKTLNPKMSFSEYLESTNTRVLSKHDPEYTDYIKKEAVDESEPVYDAEPISVSVKPVNSVKSINPVKPVKSTGCGVSVKKENQKVVGVVENGDFEEEADWLLVGRTMITGLSTTKGRKLEDNEIVHFAFPDSDLRSNKGGYWISTKASSGIVRFSTKRSGEIGRLPMEWSKCLIPLVKSKKVKVLGRCVAAPVNLSLMEEIMLYISFYIHHSILTDDGKATWKLDSSSNIDSTIYPLLTLFKLLKKDPFQKAEFTPEDLDSRKRGLALESDANEAVSALPVGKRRKGETMLLEPNKDAQVINESSLNKLVGAADMYNLKEMEPPMTLTCDLRPYQKQALHWMTESEKGVDVEKAEETLHPCWAAYRICDERSTAIYVNIFSGEATTKFPKATQTARGGILADAMGLGKTVMTISLILARPGKGITDTEDLKREYDEKVVTRRPRGGTLIVCPMALLSQWKDELETHSTPNSLSVFVHYGGDRSNDPKVIAEPTVVLTTYGVLSASYKSHGENSIFQKVDWHRVVLDEAHTIKASKSQCAQAAFALSAYCRWCLTGTPLQNNLEDLYSLLCFLHVEPWCNWAWWNKLIQRPYENGDHRGLKLVKAILRPLMLRRTKDTKDKEGRPILVLPPTDIQVTECEQSEAEHDFYDALFKRSKVQFDQFVAQGKVLHNYANILELLLRLRQCCNHPFLVMSRGDSQQFSDLNKLARRFLDNNLDSSAPNPSKAYIEEVVDGLRKGENTECPICLESADDPVLTPCAHMMCRECLLSSWRNPAYGLCPICRQNLRKTDLISCPTDSKFRVDVEKNWKESSKVSKLLECLESTRKKGNGEKSIVFSQWTSFLDLVEIPLKRRNIGFLRFDGSLSQKNREKTLREFNETTDKMVLLMSLKAGGVGLNLTAASNVFLMDPWWNPAVEEQAIMRIHRIGQKRTVCVRRFIVKDTVEERMQQVQARKQRMIAGALTDEEVRSARLEELKMLFR from the exons ATGGAGGCACCGATTTATACACAGGACAATCCAATCGACCTTACTCTTTCACCACCTCCAAAACCCCCAAAAATGTCGGTCAATTCGCCTGAAATTCCCGTCATCCGCACAGTTACAAGCACCGGTGGGACCCGAGTTTCGACCACACACGCGATCAAACAAGAAGTAAAAGAAGAAACAGGTACGgattgttcaaaaactctaaatcctaaaatgtcattttcggagtATCTAGAATCAACAAATACTAGGGTTTTATCCAAACATGACCCGGAGTATACTGATTATATTAAAAAAGAAGCTGTCGATGAATCTGAACCTGTTTACGATGCCGAACCGATCTCCGTCTCTGTTAAACCGGTTAACTCGGTTAAGTCGATTAACCCGGTTAAACCAGTGAAATCGACCGGTTGTGGAGTGAGTGTAAAGAAAGAGAATCAAAAGGTTGTTGGAGTTGTTGAAAATGGTGATTTTGAAGAGGAAGCTGATTGGTTGTTAGTTGGAAGGACTATGATTACTGGGCTTTCGACAACGAAAGGGCGAAAATTAGAAGATAATGAAATTGTTCATTTTGCATTTCCTGATAGTGATTTGAGAAGTAATAAAGGTGGGTATTGGATTAGTACTAAAGCTTCTTCTGGGATTGTTAGGTTTTCTACTAAAAGATCCGGAGAG ATTGGTAGGCTTCCAATGGAATGGTCAAAGTGTTTAATTCCGCTTGTTAAATCGAAAAAGGTGAAGGTACTTGGTAGATGTGTGGCTGCACCTGTGAATTTAAGTTTGATGGAAGAGATAATGCTTTATATAAG TTTTTATATTCATCATTCAATACTTACTGATGATGGGAAAGCTACTTGGAAGCTTGATTCTTCATCGAATATTGACTCCACAATTTATCCACTTTTGACTTTGTTTAAGCTGCTGAAAAAGGATCCATTTCAaaaa GCTGAATTCACACCAGAGGATCTTGATTCTCGTAAACGTGGCCTAGCTCTTGAA AGTGATGCAAATGAAGCTGTATCAGCACTACCTGTAGGAAAGCGGCGAAAGGGTGAAACAATGCTTTTAGAACCCAACAAAGATGCTCAAGTTATTAATGAATCATCATTAAACAAGCTTGTTGGTGCTGCTGATATGTACAACTTAAAG GAAATGGAGCCTCCAATGACACTTACATGTGATTTAAGACCATACCAAAAACAGGCTCTTCACTGGATGACAGAATCAGAAAAAGGTGTAGATGTTGAGAAAGCTGAAGAAACACTCCATCCATGTTGGGCAGCATATCGTATATGCGATGA AAGGTCAACTGCAATTTATGTAAATATATTCTCTGGAGAAGCAACTACCAAATTCCCTAAAGCAACACAGACGGCTAGAGGAGGA ATTTTAGCAGATGCAATGGGACTAGGTAAAACTGTGATGACCATTTCTTTGATCCTTGCAAGACCAGGCAAAGGAATTACCGATACCGAAGATTTAAAGAGAGAATATGACGAAAAAGTTGTTACTCGTAGACCAAGAGGTGGAACACTCATTGTTTGTCCTATGGCTTTGCTGAGTCAATGGAAG GATGAGCTTGAAACACATTCTACACCGAACAGTTTATCTGTTTTTGTTCATTATGGTGGGGATAGGAGTAATGACCCGAAAGTGATCGCTGAACCTACTGTTGTCTTGACAACTTATGGTGTTCTCTCTGCATCCTATAAAAGT CATGGAGAAAATAGTATCTTTCAAAAAGTAGATTGGCATAGAGTGGTGTTAGATGAAGCACATACAATTAAGGCTTCAAAAAGCCAGTGTGCTCAAGCTGCCTTTGCATTGTCTGCATACTGCCGCTGGTGTCTTACTGGTACACCTCTTCAG AACAATTTGGAAGACCTGTACAGTCTTCTATGTTTCTTGCATGTTGAGCCATGGTGCAACTGGGCCTG GTGGAACAAGCTAATCCAAAGGCCTTATGAGAATGGTGATCACAGAGGGCTAAAGCTTGTTAAAGCCATATTAAGGCCACTCATGTTGAGGAGAACAAAAGATACAAAAGATAAAGAAGGAAG GCCAATACTTGTTCTTCCACCAACTGACATCCAAGTTACTGAATGTGAACAATCAGAAGCTGAACATGATTTCTACGATGCTCTTTTCAAGAGATCCAAA GTCCAATTCGATCAGTTTGTAGCACAAGGCAAAGTTCTTCACAACTATGCTAATATCCTTGAACTCCTACTTAGATTAAGACAGTGTTGCAATCACCCGTTTCTTGTTATGAG CCGAGGCGATTCACAACAGTTTTCGGATCTAAACAAACTGGCAAGAAGAtttcttgataataatcttgattcaTCTGCCCCGAATCCCAGTAAAGCTTATATAGAAGAAGTTGTTGATGGATTACGAAAAGGTGAAAACACTGAGTGTCCTATATGTCTCGAGTCTGCAGATGATCCCGTGCTTACACCGTGTGCTCATATGATGTGTAGAGAGTGTCTTTTATCGAGTTGGAGAAACCCGGCGTACGGTTTATGCCCGATTTGTAGGCAAAATTTAAGAAAAACTGATCTTATTTCGTGCCCGACTGACAGTAAGTTTCGAGTTGATGTTGAGAAGAACTGGAAAGAATCTTCGAAGGTTTCGAAGCTTCTAGAATGTTTGGAAAGTACAAGGAAAAAAGGGAATGGAGAGAAAAGTATTGTTTTTAGTCAGTGGACTTCATTTTTGGATCTTGTTGAGATTCCATTAAAGAGGAGAAATATTGGTTTTTTGAGATTTGATGGAAGTTTGTCTCAGAAAAATAGAGAGAAGACTTTGAGGGAATTCAATGAAACTACTGATAAAATG GTGCTGTTAATGTCTTTAAAAGCCGGTGGAGTTGGTCTGAACTTGACTGCAGCTTCTAATGTTTTTCTCATG GATCCATGGTGGAATCCTGCAGTAGAGGAGCAGGCGATAATGAGGATTCACCGTATCGGTCAAAAGCGAACTGTCTGTGTTAGAAGATTCATTGTGAAG GATACTGTTGAGGAACGTATGCAACAAGTTCAGGCAAGGAAGCAACGGATGATTGCTGGAGCTCTTACCGATGAGGAAGTCCGATCTGCTCGACTTGAAGAACTTAAGATGCTCTTTAGATAG
- the LOC139841327 gene encoding enoyl-CoA delta isomerase 2, peroxisomal-like: MCTLEKRGNIFFLTLTGADDHRLNPTLISSIRSSLSKVKSQSTRGSVLITVAEGKFFSNGLDIAWAKSSSGGSPSEAVNLLRHMINLFKGVVADLISLPMPTIAAVTGHAAAGGMLLAMSHDYVMMKRDRAVLYMSELDLGMTLPEFCIALVRSKASTPEVMRDVLLRGMRVKADDAVAKGLIDSAHDSAEKAVEAAVRMGDELAKRNWDGEVYGEIRKSLNPELINLLGLTSKELVKTRL; encoded by the coding sequence ATGTGCACGCTAGAAAAACGCGGCAACATCTTCTTCTTAACACTAACCGGCGCCGATGATCACCGTCTAAATCCAACTCTCATCTCCTCAATCCGCTCATCTCTTTCCAAAGTCAAATCTCAGTCAACTCGCGGCAGCGTCCTCATCACCGTCGCCGAGGGCAAATTCTTCTCCAACGGTTTGGATATCGCCTGGGCTAAATCATCCTCCGGCGGATCCCCTTCGGAAGCCGTCAACCTCCTCCGTCACATGATAAATCTATTCAAAGGCGTCGTCGCAGATCTAATTTCCTTACCGATGCCAACGATCGCGGCGGTTACTGGCCACGCTGCAGCAGGCGGAATGTTACTCGCGATGAGTCACGATTACGTCATGATGAAGCGTGATCGAGCTGTCTTGTATATGAGTGAGCTTGATTTAGGGATGACGTTACCGGAGTTTTGCATAGCGTTAGTAAGGTCAAAGGCGTCAACGCCGGAGGTCATGCGAGATGTATTGTTGCGTGGTATGAGAGTGAAAGCGGATGATGCGGTGGCTAAAGGTTTGATTGATTCGGCGCATGATAGTGCGGAGAAGGCAGTTGAGGCTGCTGTACGCATGGGTGATGAATTGGCTAAACGGAATTGGGACGGTGAAGTTTACGGTGAAATACGGAAGTCGTTAAATCCAGAGTTAATTAACCTACTCGGGTTAACCAGTAAGGAGCTTGTGAAAACTAGGCTTTAG